The following proteins are co-located in the Dyadobacter chenwenxiniae genome:
- a CDS encoding DinB family protein, giving the protein MTTSPERTEKGSVDLKSYFIELAEFNNWADNRVISWLTQITDEQWNQVAISSFGSVRDTAVHIVSAKKIWLDFWTDAPNPVYLSADFTGTKEELIAIWKRASTELKFFIDNYPKKNYGNEISVIKPNGELISMEFRKTFPHMINHSTYHRGQLVTLLRQSGFFNLSNTDLFTYYLT; this is encoded by the coding sequence ATGACAACTTCACCGGAACGTACAGAAAAAGGCAGTGTTGATCTTAAAAGCTATTTTATTGAATTGGCTGAATTTAACAACTGGGCAGACAACCGTGTAATATCCTGGCTTACGCAAATCACGGATGAACAATGGAACCAGGTCGCAATAAGCAGTTTTGGAAGCGTCAGGGATACTGCTGTACATATCGTGAGTGCGAAGAAAATATGGCTGGATTTCTGGACAGACGCTCCTAATCCGGTATACCTATCGGCAGACTTTACCGGAACCAAAGAAGAGCTTATAGCCATTTGGAAGAGAGCCTCTACCGAACTTAAATTTTTCATCGATAATTATCCTAAGAAAAATTACGGAAACGAAATAAGTGTGATCAAACCAAATGGTGAACTGATCTCAATGGAATTCAGAAAAACATTCCCACATATGATCAATCATTCCACCTATCATAGAGGGCAATTGGTAACGCTATTACGCCAGTCAGGCTTTTTTAATTTATCAAATACGGATCTTTTTACCTACTATCTTACTTAA
- a CDS encoding BamA/TamA family outer membrane protein translates to MKLRQHRSFFDMTFALLVFAFFLSSFDYVRAADVKVVLTGNTADLKDPDQLFEIIREHTRNNPDTVIWALNGDVFPESYTDEQILSWKSKANGLLDSNPKLFILLNQGDRDWMDSGEGGWKKISSLEKLLSQAGHPRFQVFLNQGCPGPWTVSFPNLEVVVINSQWWNHPFEKPLPTSDACTIADTDNFIEELEGILDETKTKNVLVLSHLPLVSSGNYGGRFPVSAYLLPPKVAFRQHVGTSKDIVNQAFDPFRYRLANVLRDYTSIVFASGHEFNHSISKAENNFYVNSGALASSGFVAKSKRALLASSDPGVIELTYSRDGQVSFTSLKLNGNTLSASKAGALLNATTETFAGAGNVKPQVPDQSSIKVAAGPEYASSWFKRLWFGQHYRFSWTTPVQVPYLNLDTTSQGLLITGKGGGRQTTSLKLSAGNGKEYVFRSVNKDPYRALGFELRGTVVADVLKDQTSTQQPYGAMAVAPLMDKIGVLHATPKLFVLPDDPRLGDFQAGYAGLFGMLEERPNDKIEKDKVFGGAKDIEKSFKMFAKLYHDHDNYINKEEFGRARMFDLWIGDWSKHEDNWKWAGFKDKRGEVFRPIPRDRDHAFSRWDGIIPWIADREWGVPNGENFGEKIHGLRSLMWQARHLDRFAGSELTQADWVNAARQIQQSITKTDIENAVRNMPAEIYEKDGKEIERKLKIRIKDLETYVGQYYALLAKEVDVVGSNKKEFFQIIRNLDGSVEVTVSGIADKRKPDLTKTFYHRKFFTDETKEIRLFGLQDDDIFEVKGNAEKSILVRIISGGGDDVISDQSVVSGKKKMTLLYDKSASTELEGGPELKNVRPKNAGLYEYNRNAFKYNTYLPIALFTYSPFIGVAFHAGVTFTKQSFSKPDFSAKHAFRASVSMKGNYDFNYNNQFRQLVGNWDGISGIGISRPLNYNYFFGVGNDTENDPGRSSNYYRAQYNSISAFAGLTRTFWKKSIAEVTAHYEMNEGIQRNDSYLGDHPEIFGVEKLNLFSIKGTFKLDFRDRVALPERGFLFAVTQQAGHISKLNNALFSISEVEIEQYLSTYRKNPLTLGLRLGGGFSEGDIPFYKKLSLGQLDGLRGYKRNRFTGRARAFINTELRYQLVQTRNTFVPLKIGVRGFYDIGQVWSAGENHAAKYWHKGYGGGFYITPFREQFAFNISAGSSKEEPLLLTVSVGSFF, encoded by the coding sequence ATGAAACTACGCCAACATCGGTCATTTTTCGACATGACATTTGCACTGCTGGTCTTTGCATTTTTCCTTTCTTCATTTGATTACGTTCGCGCAGCGGATGTGAAAGTAGTGCTGACCGGTAACACTGCGGATTTAAAAGATCCTGATCAATTATTTGAAATCATTAGAGAACACACGCGCAACAATCCGGATACAGTGATTTGGGCTTTGAACGGGGATGTTTTTCCTGAGTCTTACACCGACGAACAAATACTGAGCTGGAAATCAAAAGCAAATGGGTTGCTGGATAGCAATCCCAAGCTTTTCATATTGCTTAATCAGGGTGACCGTGATTGGATGGACTCAGGAGAAGGCGGTTGGAAGAAAATAAGCTCGCTCGAAAAACTGCTTTCCCAGGCCGGGCACCCGCGTTTTCAGGTTTTTCTTAATCAAGGTTGCCCTGGTCCGTGGACTGTATCGTTTCCAAACCTGGAAGTTGTCGTGATCAATTCCCAATGGTGGAACCATCCTTTCGAAAAGCCATTACCCACATCCGATGCATGTACGATTGCCGACACCGACAATTTTATAGAGGAACTGGAGGGGATCCTGGACGAGACAAAAACGAAGAATGTGCTCGTGCTGTCCCACTTGCCGCTGGTATCGTCGGGGAATTATGGGGGCCGGTTTCCGGTTTCGGCATACTTGCTTCCGCCGAAAGTTGCATTCAGGCAGCATGTTGGAACAAGTAAGGACATTGTCAACCAAGCCTTTGATCCATTCAGATATCGACTTGCTAATGTTCTCCGTGATTACACATCCATCGTTTTTGCATCCGGCCATGAGTTTAACCATTCGATTAGTAAAGCAGAAAATAATTTTTACGTGAACAGCGGCGCCCTGGCTTCTTCGGGTTTTGTTGCAAAATCGAAGCGCGCGCTTTTGGCATCTTCCGATCCGGGTGTGATCGAACTTACGTATAGCCGAGATGGTCAGGTGAGCTTTACGAGTTTAAAATTAAATGGAAATACGTTGTCTGCTTCGAAGGCAGGTGCATTATTGAATGCAACCACTGAAACATTTGCGGGTGCGGGCAATGTGAAACCGCAAGTTCCAGACCAATCTTCAATAAAAGTTGCTGCCGGACCTGAGTACGCGAGCAGCTGGTTCAAGCGGCTTTGGTTTGGTCAACATTATCGGTTTTCGTGGACTACGCCGGTTCAGGTGCCTTATCTTAACCTCGACACAACCAGCCAGGGCCTTCTTATCACCGGCAAAGGAGGGGGACGACAAACCACTTCGCTCAAACTATCGGCTGGCAATGGCAAGGAGTATGTTTTCAGGTCAGTAAATAAAGACCCTTACCGCGCATTGGGTTTTGAGTTGAGAGGGACCGTGGTTGCCGACGTGCTGAAAGACCAGACATCGACCCAGCAGCCTTACGGAGCGATGGCGGTAGCGCCTTTGATGGATAAAATTGGTGTTTTGCACGCGACGCCAAAGCTGTTTGTATTACCGGACGATCCCAGGCTCGGTGATTTTCAGGCTGGTTATGCGGGCCTGTTCGGTATGCTGGAAGAGCGCCCAAATGACAAAATTGAAAAGGATAAGGTTTTTGGTGGTGCAAAAGACATTGAGAAAAGCTTCAAAATGTTCGCCAAGCTTTACCATGACCACGATAATTATATCAACAAGGAAGAATTCGGCAGGGCAAGGATGTTCGACCTTTGGATTGGCGACTGGAGCAAGCACGAAGACAACTGGAAATGGGCTGGATTTAAAGACAAAAGAGGGGAGGTGTTCAGACCAATACCGCGCGACCGCGACCATGCGTTTTCGCGCTGGGATGGCATTATCCCCTGGATCGCGGACCGGGAATGGGGCGTTCCGAACGGGGAGAATTTTGGTGAAAAAATCCATGGGTTGAGAAGTTTAATGTGGCAGGCGCGGCACTTGGACAGGTTTGCGGGAAGCGAGCTTACCCAAGCCGATTGGGTCAATGCGGCCAGACAAATCCAGCAATCAATCACTAAAACTGATATTGAAAATGCCGTCAGGAATATGCCCGCGGAGATTTATGAGAAAGATGGGAAAGAGATTGAACGTAAACTAAAAATCCGGATTAAAGACCTTGAAACTTATGTTGGCCAGTATTACGCCCTGCTGGCAAAAGAAGTGGATGTGGTGGGGTCAAATAAAAAGGAATTTTTCCAGATAATCCGCAACCTGGATGGATCGGTGGAAGTGACAGTATCGGGAATTGCCGACAAAAGAAAGCCAGACCTGACAAAAACATTTTATCACCGGAAATTCTTCACAGACGAAACTAAGGAAATCCGCCTGTTTGGTTTGCAGGATGATGATATTTTTGAAGTCAAAGGGAATGCAGAAAAATCAATCCTGGTCAGGATTATCAGTGGCGGGGGAGATGATGTAATTTCAGACCAATCCGTGGTTTCTGGCAAAAAGAAGATGACTTTGCTTTATGATAAATCCGCAAGCACGGAACTGGAAGGGGGACCGGAACTGAAAAACGTGAGGCCAAAAAACGCCGGACTTTATGAGTACAACCGCAATGCATTTAAATATAACACTTACCTGCCGATTGCATTGTTCACTTACAGCCCCTTTATCGGCGTGGCCTTCCACGCAGGTGTTACATTTACCAAACAAAGTTTTTCCAAACCAGATTTCAGTGCCAAACATGCGTTCCGCGCCTCGGTGAGTATGAAGGGGAACTATGATTTTAATTACAATAACCAGTTCAGGCAGCTCGTGGGCAATTGGGACGGTATTTCCGGCATTGGCATTTCCCGTCCTTTGAATTATAATTACTTTTTTGGTGTGGGGAACGACACAGAAAACGACCCCGGACGATCGTCAAATTACTACCGTGCTCAATACAATTCCATTTCCGCATTTGCGGGGCTGACCCGCACATTCTGGAAGAAGAGCATTGCAGAAGTAACCGCTCATTATGAGATGAATGAGGGCATCCAAAGAAACGACAGCTATCTCGGCGACCATCCAGAAATTTTCGGGGTGGAAAAACTGAACCTGTTTTCTATCAAAGGAACATTCAAACTCGATTTTCGCGACAGGGTGGCGCTGCCGGAAAGAGGCTTCCTTTTTGCGGTTACCCAGCAGGCAGGGCATATTTCAAAATTAAACAATGCCCTTTTTTCAATATCCGAGGTGGAAATCGAGCAATATCTCTCCACTTACCGAAAAAATCCGCTGACACTCGGGTTGCGGCTTGGGGGCGGGTTTAGCGAAGGCGACATTCCGTTCTACAAAAAACTTTCGCTGGGGCAGTTGGACGGACTGAGAGGGTATAAAAGAAACCGTTTCACGGGCAGAGCCAGGGCATTTATCAACACGGAGCTGAGGTATCAGCTGGTTCAAACCAGAAATACATTTGTTCCCTTAAAAATCGGCGTGCGGGGCTTTTATGACATTGGCCAGGTTTGGTCAGCCGGAGAAAATCACGCTGCCAAATACTGGCACAAGGGCTATGGTGGCGGGTTTTACATTACGCCGTTCCGGGAGCAATTCGCATTTAATATCAGCGCAGGCTCCTCCAAAGAAGAGCCATTGCTGCTGACAGTTTCGGTAGGGAGTTTCTTTTGA